A segment of the Necator americanus strain Aroian chromosome IV, whole genome shotgun sequence genome:
TTACAATAAAAGCTTTGATACAATAAGACCTGtcctgaaatatttcaaattcacAACAGCATGTAATGCAACAAGTACAACAAGTGTAACAGTAATAgtaagaaaagcaaaatggAATATGTTCAAGTAAGTAACAAGTTATCCACAACAAACAACATCTGTTTAGAACCATGAGTGTGAGTAATACCTAGTAGTAAATGTGGTTAgtaagtataatataatatcacgatatataataacgagcttagtccgtgtgtgtgtgtgtgtgtgtgtgtgtgtgtgtgtgtgtgtgtgtgtgtgtgtgtgtgtgtgtgtgtgtgtgtgtgtgtgtgtgtgtgtgtgtgtgtgtgtgtgtgtgtgtgtgtgtgtgtgtgtgtgtgtgtgtgtgtgtgtgtgtgtgtgtgtgtgtgtgtgtgtgtgtgtgtgtgtgtgtgtgtgtgtgtgtgatgcGTAAATgggtgtgtgggtgtgtgtgggtgtgtgtgcgtgtgtgtgtgtgtgtgtaaagtgggtgtgtgtgtgtgtgtgtgtgtgtcggtttgtgtgtgtgtgtgtgtgcgtgtgtatgcgtgtgtgtgtgtggtgggtgtgtgtgtgtgtgtgtgtgtgtgtgtgtgtgtgtgtgtgtgtgtgtgtgtgtgtgtgtgtgtgtgtgtgtgtgtgtgtgtgtgtgtgtgtgtgtgtgtgtgtgtgtcacgaaattcgaaaaagggggtgcgacgggtccacccggtgtcggattggtgcgtcggCGCCATATACCCATAgaagcggtgcgacgggtccaccggcggcagatagCCAttatatggggtgcgacgggtccaccgcgccagatacctgtaaaagggggtgcgatgggtccaccggcaccagatacctgtagaaggggtgcgatgGATCCAGTCCACAGGGGTTAcactggcgcgccggcgccagatacctatggaaggaggtgcgacaggtccaccggcgtcgaaatagtgcgcaataacttcgtgtgaatgacgcaaaagatagatggttgcagccgtttcaaagccgtggccacgggcgctttgctttacaccctaTATGACTCGTCCGTGTGTtcatctccttcttcgttcgcctcaagttggtagcatgccgttctcagaaagtggaaacgcgcatgaaaacggctgcttaaatagtagcaggatgtttatgtgatctgacgtggaacgttatctttatcagtaagatgatgtccttcacgtcattttatgccgaaacatcattctttgataactgtttatagaaaacaggagaaaaacccatatttcgcgtgatactttcaaattttgtttataatatattgataaggagtgtttgaagctgaagttcgaatgtactccaaatgtagaactgacgcgtttagaaagaagactatgaaatattcGCTTATAGttgtaatataaaaaaggaagaaagattgctggagtccaatttcatagaactaataacactaatattaattttcgttgattagcgAAGGCAagcgaagcaaacaacacagaaagtctgaagtacgcaccaattcgacgccgacGGACGCTcgcccaccggcgtcggattggtccaattctacaggtatctggcgccggcgccggatacctgtagaaggaggtggaacgggtccactggcgtcgtactaacgcgccggcgccagatacctatagaagagcgtgcgacgagtccaacggcgtcagattgctataatatggggtgcgctCCAATGACCGGCGTCGATGGACCTGGTCATTGGAgcgcaataaattagtgtgcatgacgcaaaaggtaaatggttgcagccgtttcatagccgtaaccacttggcgctttgctcttcacctttatgactactcccgtgtgcctatttccttcttctttcgcctcaagtttgtagcatgccgttctcagaaactgactgcttaaatagtagcaaaatgtttatgtgatttgacgtggaacgttatctttatcagtaggatgatgtctttcacgttattttgtgttaaaacatcattctgtgataactattgggagaaaacaggaggaacacccatacttcgagtaatgctttcaaattgtatctatattattctggcatcgaaggagtgtttgtagctgatgatcgaatattctccaaatgtagaattgacgcgtttggaAAGAAACCTCCGTAACCTtttgccttaatttataatataaagaagagaaggaaagcgttgttaaaaaacacaaatctaattttacagaaaacaccactactattaactttcattgatcagtgacagggagcgaagctaaaatcaccgaaagtctgaagtccggctttagccggacatttagactggtatataataagtGTAATAAGTAACTGTGATTAGTGAAATACTAATTACCAGTACAACATATTATGGTGCTGACAAACctgattttgtgattttcgCCGAGTTCTCGTCATAGCTCCGTCGAATTGGTGGTACCTTTCCACATTTCGCAGCGCATCTGTCCGGCAGACCAACAAATTATGAAGGACCTAAAATGGTTTATTTAGAGGTACTCCATTATAATGACATCAGCTGATGAAGGCGGCTCTGCACCCCCGACCCGCGCCTGTCTCGACGGGGCGACGGGTCGACGGGCCAGCGACTATGTGGCTGAGGTTGGCGTTTTAGAGTGTGAATTCAGAACTTCTGCGTGCAAAAGACAGTGATCCCTGATTATCTGATTGGCGCTGTACAACCAACCCAGCACAGCAACCGTCACAAGAAAGAGACATCTACTAGATATAACTGCACTTTCGCACCACCATCAGCACGAGATGAGAGGAGAACGGCTATTGAGTGAAGCTACGACAACGAATTGGAAGGATCAGGTTCGAGAACCAATGCGGGTTTTGAGGATTTTCCCCTACTGAACggaaactaaaaaaaggatagatcAAGAATTGAGATGATAGATGCTAGGGTTTGTCATTGGAAAAGGAATTATGTATGCAGAATGGAATAATTTGAGGAGAGTATATAAAATCGGAAAAGTGGTTAATGTGATAACTCAAGCCGATAATAATTCAACCACCTCCTCTACAATATCTGGTCGATATCAGCTGATGAAGACGGATCCGCACCGCCGACTCGCGCCTGTCTCAACGGGGCAGTGGCTGTGCGGTTGCGGATGGCGTTTCAGTGTCAATGCAAAACTTTGCCTACAAAAGACATTGATCCCCACTGATCTGACTGCTGCTGGACGAGCAATCCAGCAAACCAACAGCCGCAATAACTGAATATCCCCTACAGCTTCACATCTGCACCACTACCTGTACGAAACGAGCACGAGATGTGAGAGATGTGTATACGACAACGAAATGGAAGTAAGAGGTCTGCCACCTTCATTCACTTCAAACTCCTAttgaataacaataataacactTCATCCGACCAGCCGAACAATACTTCAGCTCTAGCACATTCAGTTTCCTTACAGTATAGACAACTCTCTCTACCCCTCTCGATATATATCCTTCTGTTTCTCTTCGTCCAtctctttttcactttctgccCCAATCAGCTTAAGCTGACCCATTGAACTTATCTTATGGCAGTTCGGCGGGTACTAACTCGTCTTTCTGCCGCTTTTTTCGATGGCGGCGCGACCCGTCGACCGCCCCATAGTGAACGTTCAATAATCATCGGAACACtgagccgccaaaccgcgccgcccgcgcggctgtgaactcagCGGGCAGccttacgaattgcagtaaaacactttggagcatcccaagtggattgatacgccattGACTTTATCCTGACTTTACTTTTAATGACTATATGGGGTCGAAAACTGCAGAAACGGGTGCGATgacgctcatttctttttaaatgccgtaaaaaacggcctgaaaaatgcggcgtgtgcacaagtgTGGCGCACTCCAATAGAACTCACCGTACATAACAGCTCGAAGTTCTActgagcgcgccagccttgtgaaCGCGCAACATCTTCcagcaattagaaagaaatgagcgttTCTGCAATCTGTGACCCTGTATAGTCATttaccatcggaaatccatacaaCCCTTTGCTATGAAATCCCTTTCAGCGCACCTTTCTGTAAGACAGTCTCTCTGCTTGTCCTGAAATTTCTccttattatatagcatgactTCTGTTGAACCGTATAATGCTTGAATTTAGCTTCCTGAACAGTACTCAATATGCGAACCAATGTTGATCTGTTTTAAGCAGTTCAGAATGATCTCGGTCAAGATTTCTGCAGGCCAAAAGCATATCATTATCGGTCactcaaactttttttcccttgaCATGTTATAGTCGGTAATGTACTCGAATCTTCAGgttagtttatttaattttaattttaatttatctaTTCATTAGTTCTACACCTCTATAAGACCCGTCTTCTAATATAGATATCCTTTGCTCCCTatctttttctctgctttagAAGATATAATGTGGTGAAActtcttctagttttttgGATGTTTAGATCCATGACAAGTTTTCTACTAAGCAAAACCGCTCTACTTGATATATAAGGTTCTATGTTCGTTAAAATCTGCTCTACGCCTCACAATCGTTTTGCAGAACATTGGACAACTGAGCATAGAAAATGTGTGCATAAGAAAGAAGCGTCGTCCACCATGAATATGCTTCGAACTCTACTCTTTGACCATCCTTTGTAAAAGAACTCTTTAAACCAACAAAAATCTCTTATTACACCAGTTGGGATACTAGATACCAAAAGAATATTTATCAGTCACCTATATCATTCTTTGCTTACGGTATCATGGTACGCTTACAGgatcatttttctatttgctATATAGGAACCTGGTCACACTTGGTTACTTTCACATCTCGATTTCCTTCCATCTCAGCGACCATGTCATCGGATTCGGAGGGTAAGAACCTACTTGATTAACCTGCCAAGCTTACAAATAAGACCCAAACGTGGAAAAGACGGAATTCAATGGTCGTAAGCTAGTAGCTTTGAAGAAAGATATTAAAAGATATCTTCACGATTCCACGCTAACTTAAGCCTAACGTGAGTTTTTCGAAACAAGTGGGTTCAAGAATGTGTTAGCTGGTGTTAGGTAGTGAAGGAGTAGTTGCTTGCTAGTAAGTTTATACCAGCTCGGACATTTTAGGGGAATTTCAACTCCTCATGAATGTCTACGGTGATGTTCTAAAATGGTTGTTCAGTCTTGCTGGCTTAGAAAAACATCCAGCTGCTGGATTTGATGAAGCTGAAATCAATAAAGATGTGAGTATAAACTAGAGAGTGCCATCAttgacaaaaacaaacaaaaaaggtaaaatagTCGTCAAAATTAGACGTTTAGGTGCTGGAAGCCTGCAAGTGCATGATTCTTTCGGATGAACAGCTTCGAGGTGTGATGGCAGCATTACATGATGGAATGGAGAAGGGTCTCAGGAAGGGGACACGTAAGTGACAATTTAACAacatagaataataaaataaagaagataTAGAATAATAAGAGTTTGATGGAGATAATGACCGACGACGTACCACTAGTGAAGTCAAAAGTCATCAAAATTTGCGATCTCTGCAGCTTTTCGTGCCAAATCTGACCGACAGTTTAAACTTGCGCCGTCATATCCGTATTCATCGCTTGGAGCTAAACACTATCCTCTCTGGAGCAGTACGAAATGAAATCcgcaagaaataagaaaaccgCGTCGCCTCGGGCACAACTGTTCACACAATTCGAAACTCTCggtgaaattatttcttttggaGGGTAGAGACAACAATTAGAAGGCTGTTGTTAGGTACATTTCTGTCGCAGAGGTTTTCAACACTTCATAATCAAGTTTTCAGCACCTGGTATCGGCCTTGATATGATTCCTTCGCACGTTCGTGCTATTCCTAACGGCACAGAATATGGAGATTATCTGGCGTTGGATCTTGGTGGCACGAATTTCCGCGTTCTCCTAATCCGCCTGAGAGGAACCGAAGCCGAAATGAAAGCGAGAACCTTTGAACTTCCAACTTCTGTGCAGCGCGGAACTGGTGAAGCGGTGAGCAGTTTTGACGGATAGAGGAGCACGTGACTAGCACAACAAGAAACCAAGCAAGATTAGTCACGAAAACAACCAAATATAAAGAAATTCCATAAATATCAGTAACAAATAGTTTGGATACTTTACTGATTCCCAATACTGTTCTCGGTCGTTACTTTCCCTCAGTTTTCATTCAAGATGTTCCAGTTACGTTGGTTGTGGGCCATCAGTACTGCACATGAGTGCACATGAGCTCTACTTATTGGGGGTCTCCAGGAAGTTGAGCATTTTTTGGGACCCACTTtaacgttcttttagtccatctttCATCGGTCCTCTTTACATTGGGACCGGCCCACCTAAATTTGATTTTCGATATAATTATGATAATATAATGATGAGCCATTCCTCTTAAATGCATcgccacacgaatctgagggtggtgcggatttcaggtcgagtattcatatacgggaccgtagattaaggagagggggtgattccgtccatttcttgctaattgccgtaaaaaacggcccggaagatgcagcgccgcacaagattggcgcgctccaatcggacctcttgtacaaaatggtgcgccaaaacgaatgaagccgtatcttccgggccgttttttacggcaattaagaagaaatgaacggaatcacccccctctccgtagtttcccatcctgtatacgaatactccacctgaaatctgcaccacctcagattcgtggggtgatgcctctaagtcAGAGCTGTGAAGATCTACTATGTGTGGTTTGCGCTGGTTAAATTTCAGAATACACATTTCAAGTCCTCTGTAAGTAGTAACTTCCCGGTGTACATGTGATAGACGGAGCAGGTATCCCAACCCcattcacttttgggcggttaGGGAAAGGAGCCCCTTCACTTTCAAACGGTTTGCGGAGGGACCTCCTTCCCTTTTGGgtggttggcgaagggatccttaTCACTTGACATGCACCCCATGAACTGAAaacccttcacctgaggagaatCCGGCTTCTCGCTACCGCTCCCATGTTACTCAGACGTGGCGGCAGTGCTCCACATCTCTCCTGGCTGGCACAGCACTGGAAGAAGTGTCGAGTAGAATAGGTGGATCTTGCTCCGTCAGTTTTTCATAACTTCCTTGATGGATCTGAATGCCACTTATGCTATTCTCATCCATCTATTCGgttctttcttcaagtcaATCTCCATATTCATTCTTGCGCAAGATGAATTTAAAAGAGTGGCGGGTAAGGAGGCTTCCACAGATTTCTGTACATCCCTTCGATCATGCTTTCTTTGCCAATTAACGATAGAGATCATTCCAACGAGGTTCGCCGTCAGCGGAATTAGCTGGATCCGCATGTTAACCACCGATCATAGTGCAGACCATTTGAAAAGATACCGATGTATATCAATAAACACGAGACTTTCATATATTTCATCTAATTTTCTAATCTAATTTTTGACCACGGATCTCCCGCATTAGAGacatcacagccggttagtagCGAGGCAACGCAGCGCgaccccgggtggcggatagggggctaagcgcggaccaaaagcgaacTTGTGCTTAcccagagacgcgggtggattcaggagatggacttcctgtttctgctgagccaggactgactcatgacatccttgtatctcGCACGTCGGTcgggccaaaagcctgcaatcaagtgactgagAGGCGCAAGGGcagtttggagtcgcctccaacaaataagctccacatgtccactccgggagaacgcaagttctcccaaaaattcatgggactagagacttgcaacctgcccatgggtttcaaaattttacgcatgtcACAGCAATAGAAAGGAGTCTCTTGATTTCGGAGGAAaacctggtacggtagcgccagaaAGGACggagttgcaggagtcatataggctaccgaaacggaaaaggactagaatGACGATCTGTATTCACAatgcacgtacgcttgcagcGGAAGCGCCCATCGAatatctgatgatgcaagctaaGAAAATTATGTACGACGTCGTCGGACTGatcgagacgagacgacgtcatcctctcaacgccgtatatgaaactggagaaaaactgttcttaggaacatgcgacagtagaggtgttggtggagttaacgtcctcgtcaacacgagtatggcaaaaaacatcgactctttcgaacaacttacgaccggaatcggacgtctgcggatgagaagatgtggtccaacaccagctttgaccatcttcgtcgcttacgctacGCTCCAAAATCAAgctatgaagaagaagaagtcgaagttCCTATATGGAcgtggagaagttctaccgagaagatcatgccttctacaaggtcataattggtgaCTTCAATGCCATAGTTGGACCAggaagaacgcctgaagatcttcacatcgggacctaCGGCCTAAAATGGATTGAACAGGTGGAGAGGCTCtgcgagttcatcatgacgactaagaccatccatgagaactcgcaatttcagaagccctcttctctacgctggatgtgggagtcacccggtggaaggaaccgtaatgaaatagaccacatcatcgtcaataaaaggttctgcctgatggacgtcgctgttgtgccaaagttctacacgggatcggaccatcgcctcctccaaagaagattttccttcacaaggggagaaaagaaaaccgcCAAGTTcaaagagagaaatcccagaactatcataaTCTGGGATCTCTAGCCTACTTAGGCTAGCTAGGCTAGCCGACTTTTGTGAAGATTCCGCGATGGACAACATcaacgaggaatatgaccggcttgttgaacaccttcacgactgtgcgaagaaggctgagagttttaaaaccttCAGAAGACGCTCATCTCTTGAAACtcgagctgatacgccagcatGGAACAggacgagccgcagggaaccaagaactctcGTTCGAGCTCgcaagctgcagaggcggggaaaagcatccgcttgCCCGTCGAGACTCCGCCAGTCGCAaaacgaggatgactgctcctcggaacccgaagggaacaaccattgcatagAGAAGGGGAatagagaaaatcatctacgacttctactctgatctcttcgacagccatgtccacttgcctcctcaccatctgagggaagatggacaagtcattccagaggttctcccgtccgaaatacgacatgctatcatgtcggtaagaaatcgtacggcacccgatcccgacagaataagaccagaacaactgaagaaccttccgctaGTACTcgtcaacaccctggcgaggctctttacacattatctgtcggaatgcaaggttcctacaCAGTAGAAGACCAgtaagaccgtgttgttgcatagaaagggagatccacatgacattggcaactatcgcccgatccgcttactgtccgtcatctacaagcacTTTACAAGAGTGTTCCTTAATAGggttgaaaaagtcttggatgaaggacagccatgcgagcaagcagggtttcgaaaaggattcagcacgattgaccacgttcacactgtttcgaaactcatcaaagtatcacgagagtacaagatgccgtcctgtctcaccttcatcgacttgaagaagccttcgactcagttgagacggaagcagTCATGGAAGTCTTGGACAACCagggcgtccctactcagtacataaaggtacttcgaggtgtacagggtgatacaatctcacccaaaatattcacagccaccctcaaGAATACAAATACAGGAATACAATgcaaaagttggaatgggactacatgggagtgaaggttgatggtcggcagctacactaTTTgcactttgctgatgacatcgtactgataacacctagcatcagccaagcggaaagaatactgaccgaattcgacgaaatatGTGGATGCATCATGTGAAagtgcaaaagacgatgttcatgcgcaacggatgggtctcggacgTCCCATTCGCCCTTaacggaacgaatatatccgaatgcaccagttacttttatctgggtcgggaattaaacatgatgaacgacctgaccacCGAGCTAGgtaggaggagacgagcggcttaggaagcgtataagagcatcgaggatgtagtgaagaagacaagaaacacccggctccgtgctcacctcttcaacaccaccgtacttcctgctttgacctatgcttcggaaacctggtcATTTcgcaagtaggaagaaaacgcggtgagcgtcactgaacgcgcaattgagagagtgatgctaggagtatcccgtttcacacaagtgagggacgggcttcgaagttctctcctacgtcagcgatcgaagattagagacgccgcgtttgccaaggaaagtaaaagaaGATGGGCAGGACACTCGATGCGTTTttatgacaaccgttggaccagagccgtgagcgacggggttccccgcgatattaagcgcactacaggaagaccgctgacccgatggtcagatttcttcacgatgtccttcaaagaaaattacgatgctcttcgtgtcccacgcgaaaagaggaaccacagggcgactctggcacgcgatcgggacaaatggaagaattagaaTTACTGCCAAGGTGATCTAATTTCCAAGCTACTAAACTATTTTGGAAAATCAAACACATTTattagaattttctagaaggaaTTTTGCTGGAAtgttcaaagttttctttaaGGAACTTCATATAAGAAAATTATTACATGAAAATCATTACAAGCACATTTCTCTGCCCTAGGATTCTCGCTTTTGATACGGTTACAAACATGAGATCACATTACATCAGaatattttccttaaaattgaaGAGGATGACAACTACCAATATCCCATAAGATCCAAGCTTTTGTAAGTTTTGCTTAAGTTGTTTCCATGTAAAGTTCACGAACAATGTCTTCGGTCTTGGAATAGATGAAGTAACGTAGACCGgaagaaagtgataaaaagGAGATATGAATGGAAAAAGGTCCTTGAGCGAGAAACTTTCCATACGTCTGTTGTCTTGAAAGAACTCCATTTGAAAAGACTCATAAACATCTTAGGAAGGATAtgtttacaaaaattacaCTCGTCAGACCATCACACTATTTAATATCTTGTAGAATTAAGTAAATCATATAGAATAATTACGAGTTTACTGTACGTATATTCGTAATTTG
Coding sequences within it:
- a CDS encoding hypothetical protein (NECATOR_CHRIV.G16721.T2), whose translation is MTICTYNASTLASEAEIKDLMAQAKKIKYDVIKLTETRRRQNLDYAFADVIHDKNFCVQKTVIPDYLIGAVQPTQHSNRHKKETSTRYNCTFAPPSARDERRTAIE
- a CDS encoding hypothetical protein (NECATOR_CHRIV.G16722.T1), with the protein product MIIERSLWGGRRVAPPSKKAAERRVLHNLLVCRTDALRNVERYHQFDGAMTRTRRKSQNQAKGYGGFFPNASILHLENIRSSATNTPSMPE
- a CDS encoding hypothetical protein (NECATOR_CHRIV.G16724.T1) translates to MDKSFQRFSRPKYDMLSCRVEKVLDEGQPCEQAGFRKGFSTIDHVHTVSKLIKVSREYKMPSCLTFIDLKKPSTQLRRKQNTMQKLEWDYMGVKVDGRQLHYLHFADDIVLITPSISQAERILTEFDEICGCIM